In Streptomyces sp. NBC_01439, the following are encoded in one genomic region:
- a CDS encoding DUF6153 family protein, protein MTGREPRTQPQPVLRVSTLLVLAVIVGLLGMHALGAAALPSASATEHPSHHVATAPADRYPDDDRDTGRHVIHTDQMCASTALPGSPGIAAADTEPVTIRAHGSADAPVPLPIAVAYEPAGGRAPPSLAELQLLRI, encoded by the coding sequence GTGACCGGCCGCGAGCCCCGCACGCAGCCGCAGCCCGTGCTGCGGGTCTCCACGCTGCTCGTCCTCGCCGTCATCGTCGGACTGCTCGGCATGCACGCCCTGGGCGCCGCCGCCCTCCCGTCGGCAAGCGCAACCGAGCACCCCTCCCACCACGTGGCTACAGCCCCCGCCGACCGATACCCCGACGACGATCGTGACACCGGCCGCCATGTCATCCACACAGACCAGATGTGCGCGTCCACTGCCCTACCGGGTTCCCCCGGCATCGCCGCAGCAGACACCGAGCCGGTCACCATCAGGGCGCACGGCTCCGCCGATGCCCCGGTCCCGTTGCCGATCGCGGTGGCCTACGAGCCGGCCGGAGGGCGGGCACCGCCCTCACTCGCCGAACTCCAGCTCCTGCGGATATAG
- a CDS encoding DUF305 domain-containing protein produces MNTNRSLTCRAALAATAAAASLVLAACGSNDSTNTAGPTVVTTAAPASTEANQHNQADVSFAQGMIPHHRQAIVMSDMVQSHGASSEVKALAEKIKKAQKPEIDTMTGWLKAWGEKVPTGFGMGHGDDDSGMPGMMGDQDINRLGNAKGNAFDAMFLTMMIEHHEAAIDMAKTEKQQGAYGPAKALADSIITSQTAEIAQMRTMLAG; encoded by the coding sequence ATGAACACGAACCGATCCCTGACGTGTCGCGCGGCCCTGGCGGCCACCGCCGCCGCTGCCAGCCTGGTCCTGGCCGCCTGCGGCAGCAACGACAGCACGAACACGGCCGGCCCCACTGTCGTGACCACCGCCGCCCCGGCCTCCACGGAGGCCAACCAGCACAACCAGGCGGACGTCTCCTTCGCGCAAGGAATGATCCCCCACCACCGGCAGGCCATCGTCATGTCCGACATGGTCCAATCTCACGGCGCCTCCAGCGAGGTCAAGGCACTCGCGGAAAAGATCAAGAAGGCGCAGAAGCCCGAGATCGACACCATGACCGGCTGGCTCAAGGCGTGGGGCGAGAAGGTCCCCACCGGCTTCGGCATGGGGCACGGTGACGACGACTCCGGTATGCCCGGGATGATGGGTGACCAGGACATCAACCGGCTCGGGAACGCCAAGGGCAATGCCTTCGACGCCATGTTCCTGACCATGATGATCGAGCACCACGAGGCCGCGATCGACATGGCCAAGACGGAGAAGCAGCAAGGCGCCTACGGTCCTGCCAAGGCCCTCGCTGACAGCATCATCACGTCCCAGACCGCCGAGATCGCCCAGATGCGGACGATGCTTGCCGGCTGA
- a CDS encoding SpoIIE family protein phosphatase → MDRFARLVSRLLHVPVAFVSLVEEDRQILPGLIGLPEPWAGSRTLPLSHSLCRYVVASGQPLVVPDARADDRLRSSPAIGDLRLIAYAGMPLTDADGLVLGSLCAIDHEPRTWGDGELADLKDLAAACSAELCLRILSAQSRSAQKVLETARAAAERARSDAERLEQEAQAGMDHAELLLRASEELAQTSGLEDVRRRLRDLFVGVGKPSYVGLLVADKDELHRIADPDIEHSVEREVLTLPASAAFPSARAMRERRAVFVPDREALVAGYSPEAVGFFDRMGFTTVLCLPLWGSRALLGVLAVCWAKRHEVGVTERATLAAASGYIAQAVERALHLDERISVARQLQEAMLTDLPVADRIEISALYEPAAVGDMIGGDWYDAYHLPPASSPGGKPGALMVTVGDITGHDMHAATIMGQIRSMLRQATLDHPPYSPATALTALDAACSVLPIEAGGTLVHARLDLADGGPDWTLTWSNAGHPPPLLRTPDGRVTLLEEHDILLHRDLGPFHRTEARRGLPAGSTLLFYTDGLIERRGHDIDASLAQLVALLARHGDRPLPELLHGISNRPADPAPGDDVVVLALRVP, encoded by the coding sequence ATGGACCGGTTCGCCCGGCTGGTTTCACGACTGCTCCACGTGCCGGTGGCCTTCGTTTCGCTGGTCGAGGAGGACCGGCAGATCCTGCCCGGACTGATCGGTCTGCCCGAGCCCTGGGCGGGGAGCCGCACGCTGCCGCTGTCGCACTCGCTCTGCCGTTATGTGGTGGCCTCCGGGCAGCCCTTGGTCGTACCCGATGCCCGCGCCGATGACCGGCTCCGTAGCAGCCCGGCCATAGGGGATCTCCGGCTCATCGCGTATGCGGGGATGCCGCTGACCGACGCCGACGGGCTGGTCCTGGGCTCCTTGTGCGCCATCGACCACGAGCCGCGGACGTGGGGTGACGGCGAGCTGGCCGACCTGAAGGATCTGGCGGCGGCCTGCTCCGCCGAGCTGTGCCTGCGCATCCTGTCGGCGCAGAGCCGGTCCGCACAGAAGGTGCTGGAGACCGCGCGAGCCGCCGCCGAGCGGGCCCGGAGCGACGCGGAGCGCCTGGAGCAGGAGGCACAGGCCGGCATGGACCACGCCGAGCTGCTGCTCAGGGCATCGGAGGAACTGGCCCAGACGTCCGGGCTGGAGGACGTCCGGCGCAGGCTGCGGGACCTCTTCGTCGGTGTCGGGAAGCCCTCGTACGTCGGCCTGCTGGTCGCCGACAAGGACGAGCTGCACCGGATTGCCGACCCGGACATCGAGCACTCGGTGGAACGGGAGGTCCTCACGCTGCCCGCGAGCGCGGCGTTCCCGAGCGCCCGGGCCATGCGGGAACGGCGGGCGGTTTTCGTGCCCGACCGTGAGGCGCTCGTCGCCGGGTACAGCCCCGAGGCGGTCGGCTTCTTCGACCGCATGGGCTTCACCACCGTGCTGTGCCTGCCGCTCTGGGGCAGCCGCGCCCTGCTGGGCGTACTCGCCGTCTGCTGGGCCAAGCGGCACGAGGTGGGGGTCACGGAGCGGGCCACGCTCGCCGCCGCTTCCGGTTACATCGCGCAGGCCGTGGAGCGCGCGCTGCACCTCGACGAACGCATCTCCGTGGCCCGGCAGCTCCAGGAAGCCATGCTCACCGACCTCCCCGTTGCCGACCGCATCGAGATCAGTGCCCTGTACGAGCCGGCCGCGGTCGGCGACATGATCGGCGGGGACTGGTACGACGCCTACCACCTGCCCCCCGCCTCCTCACCTGGCGGCAAGCCCGGAGCCCTCATGGTGACGGTGGGTGACATCACCGGCCACGACATGCACGCAGCCACGATCATGGGCCAGATCCGCAGCATGCTGCGGCAGGCCACCCTCGACCACCCGCCGTACAGCCCGGCCACGGCGCTGACCGCCCTCGATGCCGCTTGTTCGGTCTTGCCCATCGAGGCCGGCGGCACGCTGGTCCACGCACGCCTCGACCTCGCCGACGGCGGTCCCGACTGGACGCTGACCTGGTCGAACGCCGGTCACCCGCCGCCGCTGCTCCGTACCCCCGACGGCCGGGTGACCCTCCTGGAGGAGCACGACATCCTCCTCCACAGGGACCTCGGGCCGTTCCACCGGACCGAGGCCCGGCGCGGCCTTCCCGCGGGCTCGACGCTGTTGTTCTACACAGACGGGCTCATCGAACGCCGCGGCCACGACATCGATGCCTCCCTCGCGCAACTCGTCGCCCTGCTCGCCCGCCACGGTGACCGTCCGCTGCCCGAACTGCTCCACGGGATCAGCAACAGGCCGGCGGACCCGGCTCCCGGGGACGACGTCGTCGTACTGGCGCTGCGCGTTCCCTGA
- a CDS encoding iron-containing redox enzyme family protein, whose translation MTPPSMSPGLITVAPAAGPRLVDGRGELSRAVTEALRSGNPPVYATGSVLKADPWGADLQLALYLLYELHYRGFDGVDDEREWDPELLRLRQSMETRVLHTLRTELPDAPRTIEEAFAPLLVEPVDLSGSLSHHLETDGELWQLREYAALRSLYHLKEADPHAWVIPRLTGRAKAAMVAIEYDEFGAGRADRIHAQLFADLMADLGLDPAYGGYLDRAPAPLLATVNLMSLFGLHRALRGALVGHFACVEVTSSPGSRRLAKAMRRCGAGPAAEHFYAEHVEADAVHEQVVRHEVIGGLLADEPDLEADIAFGCAATVLLEDRLVTHIREAWDQGRSALRSPVPGP comes from the coding sequence ATGACCCCTCCGAGCATGAGCCCGGGCTTGATCACGGTGGCGCCGGCCGCCGGCCCCCGCCTGGTCGACGGGCGGGGCGAGCTGTCCCGCGCCGTGACCGAGGCCCTGCGATCCGGCAACCCGCCGGTGTACGCCACGGGTTCCGTGCTGAAGGCGGACCCCTGGGGCGCGGACCTCCAGCTCGCCCTCTACCTGCTGTACGAGTTGCACTACCGCGGCTTCGATGGCGTGGACGACGAGCGAGAATGGGACCCGGAGCTGCTGCGGCTGCGCCAGTCGATGGAGACCCGCGTGCTGCACACCCTGCGCACCGAGCTGCCCGACGCGCCCCGGACGATCGAGGAAGCCTTCGCCCCGCTCCTCGTGGAGCCTGTGGACCTGTCCGGCAGTCTCAGTCACCACCTGGAAACCGACGGCGAGCTCTGGCAGTTGCGTGAGTACGCGGCCCTGCGCTCCCTGTACCACCTCAAGGAGGCCGACCCGCACGCCTGGGTCATCCCGCGGCTCACCGGACGGGCCAAGGCCGCCATGGTCGCCATCGAGTACGACGAGTTCGGCGCCGGCCGCGCCGACCGCATCCACGCACAACTCTTCGCGGACCTCATGGCCGACCTGGGCCTGGATCCCGCCTACGGCGGTTACCTGGACCGCGCGCCGGCGCCGCTGCTCGCGACGGTGAACCTGATGTCCCTCTTCGGGCTCCACCGCGCCCTGCGCGGCGCGCTCGTCGGCCACTTCGCGTGCGTCGAGGTCACCTCGTCGCCCGGGTCCAGGCGCCTGGCCAAGGCCATGCGACGCTGCGGAGCGGGACCTGCGGCCGAACACTTCTACGCGGAGCACGTGGAGGCCGACGCCGTCCACGAACAGGTGGTGCGCCACGAGGTGATCGGAGGTCTGCTGGCCGACGAGCCGGACCTGGAGGCGGACATCGCCTTCGGGTGCGCGGCGACCGTCCTGCTGGAGGACCGTCTCGTGACCCACATCCGCGAGGCCTGGGACCAGGGGCGCAGCGCCCTGCGTTCGCCCGTGCCGGGGCCGTGA
- a CDS encoding CDGSH iron-sulfur domain-containing protein, whose translation MPAPSDSSPASVPAPVQTPARRVSVDPQGPVLVEGPVEIVLDDGTVARSERFMVAVCTCRRSRAYPWCDTSHRCRERGGSPPEDRNPR comes from the coding sequence GTGCCCGCTCCCTCTGACAGCTCCCCGGCTTCCGTCCCGGCTCCCGTCCAAACGCCGGCCCGCCGGGTATCGGTGGACCCGCAGGGCCCGGTCCTGGTCGAGGGGCCGGTCGAGATCGTCCTGGACGACGGGACGGTCGCCCGGTCCGAACGCTTCATGGTCGCGGTGTGCACCTGCCGCCGCAGCCGTGCCTACCCGTGGTGCGACACCAGCCACCGCTGTCGCGAGCGAGGCGGCTCGCCCCCCGAGGACAGGAACCCGCGATGA
- a CDS encoding HemK2/MTQ2 family protein methyltransferase — protein sequence MALPGVYRPQADTLLLAEALALEDLGPRTDTLEIGTGTGALALHAAGRGARVTAVDVSWPAVVTARLNSLRRRLPLRVLHGDFAARTAGCRFDLVVANPPYVPAPGVRLPSRGPERAWDAGPDGRGVIDRICAGAPALLRPGGVLLMVHSALCGAGETLDRLTGVGLAAEVTASASVPWGPVLRSRRAWLEQRGLAAATDEWEELVIIRARSL from the coding sequence ATGGCCCTGCCGGGCGTCTACCGGCCGCAGGCGGACACCCTTCTCCTCGCGGAGGCGCTGGCCCTGGAGGATCTCGGGCCGCGGACCGACACGCTGGAGATCGGTACGGGCACCGGTGCGCTGGCCCTGCACGCCGCCGGCAGGGGAGCCCGGGTCACGGCGGTCGACGTCTCCTGGCCCGCCGTGGTCACGGCGCGGCTGAACTCCTTGCGCCGACGGCTGCCGCTGCGCGTCCTGCACGGCGACTTCGCGGCGCGCACCGCGGGGTGCCGCTTCGACCTGGTGGTCGCCAATCCGCCGTACGTCCCGGCCCCAGGGGTCCGGCTGCCGTCGCGTGGGCCGGAGCGTGCCTGGGACGCCGGTCCGGACGGGCGCGGGGTCATCGACCGGATCTGCGCCGGCGCCCCGGCCCTGCTGCGTCCCGGAGGTGTCCTGCTCATGGTGCACTCGGCGCTGTGCGGGGCCGGGGAGACCCTCGACCGCCTGACCGGGGTGGGGCTGGCCGCAGAGGTCACGGCGAGTGCCTCGGTGCCGTGGGGACCCGTGCTGCGTTCGCGACGGGCCTGGCTGGAGCAGCGGGGTCTGGCGGCAGCAACCGACGAGTGGGAAGAGTTGGTGATCATCCGTGCCCGCTCCCTCTGA
- a CDS encoding DUF6479 family protein — MIPSEVLAAEGQRVLFLMFAGVAVVVLLVGAFWYGSRRSARRRAPVRPAEQNPVARGREDSWQTPDGNAGDQAPRV, encoded by the coding sequence ATGATTCCTTCCGAAGTTCTCGCGGCCGAAGGCCAACGCGTACTTTTCCTCATGTTCGCCGGCGTGGCGGTGGTCGTCCTTTTGGTCGGCGCGTTCTGGTACGGCAGCCGACGCAGCGCGCGGCGCCGGGCCCCTGTCCGGCCGGCCGAGCAGAATCCCGTGGCGCGGGGGCGCGAGGATTCGTGGCAGACGCCGGACGGAAACGCCGGCGACCAGGCGCCCCGCGTGTGA
- a CDS encoding DUF4235 domain-containing protein — MRASEVAYKPVGLALGAVSGMIAAAAFKQVWKVVEGEGDAPSATDEDRSWKQILIAAAIQGAIFAVVKAAVDRSGAVATRRVTGTWPG, encoded by the coding sequence ATGAGAGCCTCCGAGGTCGCGTACAAGCCGGTGGGTCTGGCCCTGGGTGCTGTCAGCGGCATGATCGCGGCGGCGGCGTTCAAGCAGGTCTGGAAGGTCGTCGAGGGAGAAGGCGATGCTCCCAGCGCCACGGACGAAGACCGCTCGTGGAAGCAGATCCTGATCGCCGCCGCCATCCAGGGCGCGATCTTCGCCGTGGTCAAGGCCGCTGTCGACCGCTCGGGTGCCGTGGCCACACGTCGCGTGACGGGCACCTGGCCGGGCTGA
- a CDS encoding DUF3618 domain-containing protein, whose amino-acid sequence MTNEPRTDIGTPTPDELREQVERTRDELGQTIEALADKADIKAQAREKTAVMKQQAAETAGAVADQIRTKTRHAAQLVKGATPEPVLDKAGRAASMARANRRPLLVAGGAALVVLLLVRRSRRSR is encoded by the coding sequence ATGACGAACGAACCCCGAACCGATATCGGCACACCCACCCCCGACGAGCTGCGCGAGCAGGTCGAGCGCACCCGCGACGAACTCGGTCAGACCATCGAGGCGCTGGCGGACAAGGCCGACATCAAGGCGCAGGCGAGAGAGAAGACGGCCGTCATGAAGCAACAGGCCGCCGAAACGGCCGGCGCCGTCGCCGACCAGATCCGTACGAAGACTCGGCATGCGGCCCAGCTGGTGAAGGGCGCGACGCCCGAGCCGGTCCTGGACAAGGCGGGCCGGGCCGCGAGCATGGCCCGCGCCAACCGCAGGCCGCTGCTCGTGGCCGGCGGCGCCGCTCTGGTCGTCCTTCTGCTGGTGCGGCGCAGCCGCCGAAGCCGATGA
- a CDS encoding YihY/virulence factor BrkB family protein gives MTPLPSPAQGRDRDRADTGRDSLAGPSERVEERAPDQPSDLPARSWRAVLRGTAEEFRNDELADRAAALTYYGVLALFPALLVLVSLLGLAGESTTARLLDDLQELTPGSAQDVIREAVEQLQGRSGVGSLMAIVGLAVALWSASGYVAAFIRSANAVYDVPEGRPVWKVLPLRLALTVTLMVLTCAGALIVVFTGDLARRAGAALRIGDSALMVWSVAKWSVLVLLVTITIALLYWAAPNAKGRGFRWVTPGSCLALVIWMTASAGFAFYVANFASYNKTYGTVTGVIVFLVWLWITNLAFLLGLEFDAELARQRVIAGGLPEDAEPYVRPRGTRAWSDQDRRRMERRSHRTAPPAQKDLLVAWLLVRLPGRRAMTTACAS, from the coding sequence ATGACACCCCTACCGAGCCCAGCTCAGGGCCGTGACCGTGATCGTGCCGACACCGGGCGGGATTCTCTCGCGGGTCCGAGCGAGCGGGTCGAGGAGCGGGCCCCGGACCAGCCTTCCGACCTGCCCGCACGCTCCTGGCGGGCGGTACTGCGCGGCACGGCCGAGGAGTTCCGGAACGACGAGCTGGCCGATCGCGCCGCGGCCTTGACCTACTACGGGGTGCTGGCGCTCTTCCCCGCCCTCCTGGTGCTCGTCTCCCTGCTGGGCCTGGCCGGGGAGTCGACGACCGCGCGACTGCTGGACGACCTGCAGGAGCTGACGCCCGGCTCAGCCCAGGACGTGATCAGGGAGGCGGTCGAGCAACTGCAGGGCCGCAGCGGCGTCGGATCGCTGATGGCGATCGTCGGCCTCGCCGTGGCGCTGTGGTCCGCCTCGGGCTACGTGGCCGCGTTCATCCGGTCCGCGAACGCCGTCTACGACGTGCCGGAGGGCCGCCCGGTGTGGAAGGTGCTGCCGCTGCGCCTGGCGCTGACCGTCACACTGATGGTCCTCACCTGTGCGGGCGCCCTGATCGTCGTCTTCACCGGCGACCTGGCGCGGCGCGCGGGCGCCGCCCTGAGGATCGGCGACAGCGCCCTGATGGTGTGGTCGGTCGCGAAATGGTCGGTCCTTGTCCTCCTCGTCACCATCACGATCGCGCTCCTGTACTGGGCGGCGCCGAACGCCAAGGGCCGTGGATTCAGGTGGGTGACGCCGGGGAGCTGCCTGGCCCTGGTGATCTGGATGACCGCCTCGGCCGGCTTCGCCTTCTACGTCGCGAACTTCGCCTCCTACAACAAGACGTACGGCACGGTCACCGGCGTGATCGTCTTCCTGGTCTGGCTGTGGATCACCAACCTCGCCTTCCTCCTCGGGCTGGAGTTCGACGCGGAACTGGCCCGTCAGCGTGTGATAGCAGGAGGGCTGCCCGAGGACGCCGAACCCTATGTCCGGCCCCGTGGAACCCGCGCCTGGAGCGATCAGGACCGCCGCCGCATGGAGAGGCGATCGCACAGGACCGCGCCGCCCGCGCAAAAGGATCTGCTCGTGGCGTGGCTGCTCGTTCGTTTACCGGGTAGGCGCGCCATGACAACGGCGTGCGCATCGTGA
- a CDS encoding flavodoxin family protein, giving the protein MGPNKHTPLRAVALVCTLSPSPAPSSSQLLAEQTTAALAEHGVTGKTVRIADHDVKPGVKTDMGDGDAWPEIRDTVLGCDILILSTPIWLGHPSSIAQRVLERLNAEISESDDEGRPLTYGKAAAVCVVGSEDGAHKVGADLFQGLNDIGFSLAPNAVTYWVGEAMQKTDYQDLDKTPQKTAATTKTLAANTAHLARRLKAAPYPAT; this is encoded by the coding sequence ATGGGCCCCAACAAGCACACGCCGCTCCGCGCTGTCGCGCTCGTCTGCACCCTGTCCCCCTCCCCCGCGCCGTCCAGCTCCCAGCTGCTGGCCGAACAGACGACGGCCGCCCTCGCCGAGCACGGTGTCACCGGGAAGACCGTCCGGATCGCCGACCACGACGTGAAGCCCGGTGTGAAGACGGACATGGGTGACGGGGACGCCTGGCCGGAGATCCGGGACACCGTCCTTGGCTGCGACATCCTGATCCTCTCCACGCCCATCTGGCTCGGCCACCCGTCCAGCATCGCCCAGCGGGTCCTGGAGCGGCTGAACGCGGAGATCTCCGAGAGCGACGACGAAGGCCGCCCGCTCACCTACGGCAAGGCTGCCGCGGTCTGCGTCGTCGGCAGTGAGGACGGCGCCCACAAGGTCGGCGCCGACCTCTTCCAAGGCCTGAACGACATCGGGTTCTCCCTCGCTCCGAACGCCGTCACCTACTGGGTCGGCGAAGCCATGCAGAAGACCGACTACCAGGACCTCGACAAAACCCCCCAGAAGACGGCGGCCACGACCAAGACCCTCGCCGCCAACACCGCCCACCTCGCCCGCCGCCTCAAGGCCGCCCCCTATCCGGCGACCTGA